The Bombus terrestris chromosome 16, iyBomTerr1.2, whole genome shotgun sequence genome includes a region encoding these proteins:
- the LOC100651308 gene encoding ubiquitin-like protein 4A, with translation MKVIVKKLQGKECVVDITPSDTVLQLKHKVSDLLGIDVPHQRLLLTGKTLADENPLSFYPGIKDGSKLNLLVIKKAEEGSSEGRASHSKSGIYLLRDEVSRVLRHYYTESETESITNELIKDLKNKVNNLSYDDLERLATALLQDQENIA, from the exons ATGAAAGTTATCGTGAAGAAGCTTCAAGGGAAAGAATGCGTTGTTGAC ATTACACCTTCAGACACAGTCCTTCAGTTAAAACATAAAGTCAGTGACCTCCTGGGTATAGATGTTCCACACCAGAGACTTTTGCTCACGGGCAAGACATTAGCTG atgaAAATCCATTGAGTTTCTATCCAGGAATTAAGGATGGGAGCAAGTTAAATCTTTTGGTTATTAAAAAGGCAGAGGAAGGGTCTAGTGAGGGAAGAGCTTCACACAGCAAATCTGGCATATATCTCTTACGAGATGAAGTTTCTAGAGTTCTGAGGCATTATTACACTGAGTCAGAAACTGAGTCGATAACCAATGAGTTGATAAAAGACCTAAAGAATAAAGTGAATAACCTTAGTTACGATGATCTAGAACGATTAGCGACTGCACTTCTTCAGGACCAAGAGAATATAGCCTAA
- the LOC100650751 gene encoding uncharacterized protein LOC100650751 isoform X1, which yields MDWRLGLLLLTCLLVDGTLALRMLELVVPQHVVRGQNIKLECNFNLDGETLYSVKWYKDGNEFYRYVPQNMPPVLVFQLPGVTANIHNSTERSVVLYSVNLMSTGRYRCEVSAEAPSFQTVSDHSDMLVVALPEDGPIITGRPGRHRYQVGDVVRFNCTSAKSKPAAMLSWFINGDPVDTQYLRGPHITEVDREGLETAVLGLEFRLRTKHFKRGDLKIKCLATIATVYWKSNELSIEGERPLKMPVMESRETRAQGHTHAEHILGGSGSSTLTPCIFLLMTSILILR from the exons GCACGCTAGCGTTGAGGATGCTGGAGCTGGTGGTCCCCCAGCACGTGGTCCGTGGCCAGAACATCAAGTTGGAGTGCAACTTTAACCTGGACGGTGAGACGTTATACTCGGTAAAATGGTACAAAGACGGGAACGAGTTCTACCGATACGTGCCGCAGAACATGCCGCCTGTGCTCGTCTTTCAGCTGCCAGGTGTCACGGCGAAC ATTCACAATTCTACCGAGAGATCGGTCGTTCTCTATTCCGTGAACCTAATGAGCACCGGAAGATACAGATGCGAGGTGTCAGCCGAGGCGCCATCCTTCCAAACGGTCTCCGATCACTCGGACATGCTGGTAGTGG CCCTACCGGAAGACGGGCCCATTATCACCGGAAGGCCAGGAAGGCATCGTTATCAAGTCGGTGACGTGGTGCGGTTCAATTGCACTTCGGCGAAGTCTAAACCAGCTGCCATGCTCAGCTGGTTCATCAACGGGGACCCT GTCGACACGCAATACTTGCGAGGGCCCCACATCACTGAGGTGGATCGCGAGGGTCTGGAAACCGCCGTGCTAGGTCTGGAGTTCCGTCTGCGTACGAAGCACTTCAAGAGGGGGGACCTGAAGATCAAATGCCTGGCAACGATAGCGACCGTATATTGGAAATCGAACGAGCTCAGCATAGAGGGTGAAAGGCCCCTCAAGATGCCGGTCATGGAGAGCAGGGAGACAAGGGCGCAAGGCCATACGCACGCGGAACATATCTTAGGAG GAAGCGGAAGCAGCACGTTAACGCCGTGTATCTTCCTGCTGATGACGAGTATATTGATTCTACGATAA
- the LOC100651511 gene encoding ATP-binding cassette sub-family F member 2 yields the protein MPSDAKKKQQQKKKEAAKARQSGKKPPQNNQNKTVEDGKESSPGVGIIQNGTNGLPVSAEEALCMKLEADARLNAEARSCTGSLASHPRSRDIKISNFSITFHGCELLQDTMLELNCGRRYGLLGLNGSGKSTLLAVLGNREVPIPDQIDIFHLTREMPASDKTALDCVMEVDEERIRLEKLAEELVECEEEDAQEQLMDVYERLEDMSADTAEARAAHILHGLGFTAKMQKTPTKDFSGGWRMRIALARALYVKPHLLLLDEPTNHLDLDACVWLEEELKTYKRILVIISHSQDFLNGICTNIIHVNKKQLKYYGGNYEAFVKTRMELLENQVKQYNWEQDQIAHMKNYIARFGHGSAKLARQAQSKEKTLAKMVAQGLTEKVVNDKVLNFYFPSCGTIPPPVIMVQNVSFRYNEDSPWIYKNLEFGIDLDTRIALVGPNGAGKSTLLKLLYGDLVPTSGMIRKNSHLRIGRYHQHLHELLDLDMSPLDYMMKAFPDVKEREEMRKIIGRYGLTGRQQVCPIRQLSDGQRCRVVFAWLAWQVPHLLLLDEPTNHLDMETIDALADAINDFDGGMVLVSHDFRLINQVAEEIWVCENGTVTKWSGNILDYKEHLKTKVLSDNQKRQKEMHRSK from the exons ATGCCGTCCGACGCAAAAAAGAAACAGCaacagaaaaagaaggaagcagCTAAAGCTCGTCAATCAGGCAAGAAGCCACCTCAGAATAACCAGAACAAGACTGTGGAGGATGGTAAGGAGTCCAGTCCTGGAGTGGGAATCATTCAAAATGGAACCAATGGGTTGCCTGTTAGTGCAGAAG AGGCACTGTGTATGAAACTGGAAGCAGATGCAAGATTGAATGCTGAAGCACGTTCGTGTACAGGATCATTGGCTTCACACCCCCGAAGTCGTGATATAAAGATATCtaatttttctattactttCCACGGCTGTGAACTGCTGCAGGATACTATGTTGGAATTAAACTGCGGCAGACGTTATGGCTTGCTTGGACTTAATGGCTCTGGGAAATCTACTTTATTAGCTGTACTTGGAAATCGAGAAGTTCCTATTCCTGATCAGATTGACATTTTTCATCTGACCAGGGAAATGCCTGCTAGCGATAAAACAGCTTTAGATTGTGTGATGGAGGTAGATGAGGAGCGTATACGATTAGAGAAATTGGCAGAAGAGCTAGTAGAATGCGAAGAAGAAGATGCTCAA GAACAACTTATGGATGTCTATGAAAGGTTAGAGGATATGTCCGCTGATACGGCAGAAGCTCGTGCTGCTCATATTTTACATGGTTTGGGTTTTACTGCAAAAATGCAGAAAACACCTACCAAAGATTTCTCTGGAGGTTGGCGAATGCGAATTGCTCTTGCAAG AGCTTTATATGTAAAACCTCATTTATTATTACTGGATGAGCCTACCAATCACTTAGATTTGGATGCTTGTGTATGGTTggaagaagaattgaaaacatatAAAAGAATTTTGGTCATTATTTCTCACTCACAAGATTTCCTCAATGGCATCTGTACAAATATCATTCATGTCAATAAAAAGCAACTAAAATATTATGGTGGTAATTATGAAGCGTTTGTGAAGACAAG AATGGAATTACTGGAGAATCAAGTGAAACAGTATAACTGGGAACAGGATCAAATCGCACACATGAAGAATTATATAGCTCGATTTGGACACGGATCTGCAAAACTAGCAAGGCAAGCACAATCTAAGGAAAAAACACTGGCGAAGATGGTAGCACAAGGTCTCACTGAAAAAGTAGTCAATGACAAAGTACTGAATTTCTACTTTCCCTCTTGCGGAACTATTCCACCTCCTGTTATCATGGTCCAAAATGTTAGTTTTCGTTACAACGAAGATTCACCTTGGATTTATAAAAATCTAGAATTTGGTATAGATTTAGACACCAGAATTGCATTAGTCGGGCCAAACGGAGCTGGAAAAAGTActcttttaaaattattatatggaGAT tTAGTTCCAACTAGTGGTATGATACGTAAGAATAGTCATCTTCGAATCGGGAGATACCACCAACATTTACATGAATTATTAGATCTAGATATGTCGCCTTTGGATTACATGATGAAAGCCTTCCCAGATGTTAAAGAACGAGAAGAAATGAGGAAAATCATTGGTCGTTACGGATTAACCGGTCGTCAGCag GTGTGCCCAATAAGACAATTGTCCGATGGTCAACGTTGTAGGGTCGTCTTTGCATGGTTAGCTTGGCAAGTGCCTCATCTATTACTGCTTGACGAACCGACCAATCATTTAGACATGGAAACAATTGATGCATTAGCTGATGCAATTAATGATTTTGATGGTGGAATGGTGCTTGTGTCTCACGATTTCAGATTAATCAATCAG GTGGCAGAGGAAATTTGGGTCTGTGAAAATGGTACAGTCACGAAATGGAGTGGAAATATATTAGACTACAAAGAGCATTTGAAAACCAAAGTGCTTAGTGACAACCAGAAGAGACAAAAGGAGATGCACAGAagcaaataa
- the LOC100650946 gene encoding ribonuclease H2 subunit A — translation MENEKEMIDEIEETKLEENCVNSEKDSKITCKENLTPYFKAWDHSINRVHLSDVPQICRDEPCQLGIDEAGRGPVLGPMVYGIAYAPLSEKQLLVDLGCADSKSLTEEQRDAIFNKICKQHKTIGWAVDVISPNIIANNMYRRVKTSLNEVSMNSAIELAKLVIEAGANITEIYVDTVGVPQKYQARLEQIFPDIKITVAKKADSTYPIVSAASICAKVLRDHALKAWQFREELITTEYGSGYPNDPDTKKWLSENVDPVFGFPHIVRFSWSTAEKILESKALSVEWEEVEDTGNPGEQKISKFFVKSPVKSCKPQSKRHQFFTERCLSSTSKL, via the exons ATGGAGAACGAAAAGGAAATGATAGATGAAATTGAAGAAacgaaattagaagaaaattgTGTTAATTCTGAGAAAGATAGTAAGATTACCTGCAAAGAAAACCTAACCCCGTATTTCAAAGCTTGGGATCATAGTATCAATAGAGTTCACTTGTcagat GTACCACAAATATGTCGGGATGAACCATGTCAACTTGGTATCGATGAGGCTGGACGTGGGCCAGTCTTGGGACCCATGGTTTATGGGATTGCCTATGCACCTTTATCAGAAAAGCAGCTTCTTGTGGATCTAGGTTGCGCAGACTCCAAGAGTTTGACGGAAGAACAGAGGGACGCAATTTTCAACAAGATTTGTAAGCAGCACAAGACGATAGGTTGGGCTGTGGATGTCATATCCCCTAATATTATCGCGAATAACATGTACCGTCGTGTTAAGACCTCTCTGAACGAAGTTTCTATGAATTCCGCGATTGAACTAGCCAAACTGGTGATTGAAGCTGGTGCAAACATCACAGAAATCTATGTAGATACCGTAGGCGTACCGCAGAAGTACCAGGCCAGGTTGGAACAGATTTTCCCGGATATAAAGATAACTGTCGCAAAGAAGGCTGACTCAACGTATCCTATCGTCAGTGCTGCCAGTATTTGCGCTAAAGTTTTACGCGATCATGCTTTGAAAGCTTGGCAATTTCGCGAAGAGTTGATAACAACCGAGTACGGAAGCGGATATCCGAATGATCCAGATACTAAAAAGTGGTTGTCCGAGAATGTAGATCCAGTATTTGGATTTCCGCATATTGTTAGGTTCAGCTGGTCTACTGCTGAAAAGATTCTGGAGTCAAAGGCCCTGTCTGTTGAATGGGAAGAAGTGGAAGACACAGGGAATCCTGGGGAACAAAAGATTTCCAAATTCTTCGTCAAGTCGCCGGTTAAGTCTTGCAAGCCACAGAGCAAGCGACATCAGTTTTTCACCGAAAGATGTCTTTCCAGTACTTCCAAATTATGA
- the LOC100651628 gene encoding transmembrane protein 98: MSSPVSISNTGPTTSATGMETVVAVALGALAAVFLGALLVLLVICKRQRCYYNQKDSPDLSSDLLEGENFSGLGLDVWESEEWLAGAERWVDDATGLAPLCIAVLRSCHALASSLTAIAGTVNSKTVPLEIVDVARRIPPRVDDVVRSLYPPLDARLLEARVAALVLAVTHLALVTKHGVSKSHARKLAFIDQALSDMDSHLSILRNAALAQEVACSVPASTPV, translated from the exons ATGAGTTCTCCGGTGTCCATAAGTAACACTGGTCCCACAACTAGTGCTACAGGAATGGAAACAGTAGTAGCTGTTGCACTTGGTGCACTTGCTGCTGTTTTCCTTGGTGCACTCTTGGTATTACTTGTTATATGCAAAAGACAAAGATGTTACTAt AATCAGAAAGACTCTCCAGATCTAAGCTCAGACTTACTAGAGGGAGAAAATTTCTCTGGTTTAGGCTTAGATGTTTGGGAAAGCGAAGAATGGTTAGCTGGTGCAGAGAG ATGGGTTGATGATGCTACTGGTTTAGCTCCACTATGTATTGCTGTATTAAGATCGTGCCATGCTTTGGCTTCCAGTCTCACTGCTATTGCAGGCACAGTAAATAGTAAAACTGTCCCATTGGAGATAGTGGAT GTTGCCAGACGTATTCCACCTCGAGTTGACGATGTTGTTAGAAGCTTGTATCCACCATTAGATGCAAGACTATTGGAAGCCAGAGTAGCAGCATTGGTACTGGCTGTTACACACCTGGCATTGGTGACTAAGCATGGAGTGTCCAAGAGTCATGCTAGGAAATTAGCATTTATTGATCAAGCTTTAAGTGATATGGATTCCCATTTATCAATCTTAAGGAATGCTGCACTGGCACAGGAGGTGGCCTGTTCTGTTCCAGCTTCAACACCAGTTTGA
- the LOC100651184 gene encoding gem-associated protein 2, with protein MTDYLRQLAFDVGEIDEDINLSLPPTSGEEYIKRVMIETQKCADIVVADIDRKHFKKPTIDVEPLSGCMEAPPWLGPTLNWQLCQVSDFSNIRLYISQLKDEIQTLKRKWKPPKIDMPSIDDEKGWIKFCSGNDEENIRVPPTLDVIFSLNQPMVEQILEYLVEHMETLKKIEYKLGQWIYALLVVLEMPLTPGTCSCLRSLARTCSVMRAKSKKLEVHEIGALNLFICLVARYFRQLDLADP; from the exons atgacaGATTATTTAAGACAACTTGCTTTCGATGTTGGAGAAATTGACGAGGATATTAATTTGTCCTTGCCTCCAACTTCCGGggaagaatatataaaaagagtAAT GATAGAAACACAGAAATGTGCTGATATTGTAGTAGCTGACATTGatagaaaacattttaaaaaacCTACGATTGATGTTGAACCT TTATCAGGCTGCATGGAGGCACCGCCATGGCTGGGCCCTACACTTAATTGGCAGTTGTGTCAAGTGTCAGACTTTTCCAATATCAGACTATACATAAGTCAATTGAAAGATGAAATTCAGACATTGAAACGTAAATGGAAACCTCCAAAGATCGATATG CCAAGTATCGATGATGAGAAAGGTTGGATCAAATTCTGTTCAGGTAATGATGAAGAAAATATACGAGTTCCTCCAACATTGGatgttattttttctttaaaccaACCAATGGTAGaacaaatattagaatatttagttgAGCATATGGAAACGTTGAAAAAGATTGAGTACAAATTGGGTCAATGGATATATGCATTGCTAGTTGTTCTAGAAATGCCACTAACTCCAGGAACATGTTCTTGTCTGCGTTCTTTGGCTAGAACCTGTTCTGTCATGCGTGCAAAATCG aaGAAACTGGAAGTACATGAAATAGGGGCACTGAATTTATTTATATGCCTAGTTGCGCGATACTTTCGCCAATTGGACTTGGCCGACCCTTGA
- the LOC100650751 gene encoding uncharacterized protein LOC100650751 isoform X2, whose protein sequence is MVSFRENIAPIGTLALRMLELVVPQHVVRGQNIKLECNFNLDGETLYSVKWYKDGNEFYRYVPQNMPPVLVFQLPGVTANIHNSTERSVVLYSVNLMSTGRYRCEVSAEAPSFQTVSDHSDMLVVALPEDGPIITGRPGRHRYQVGDVVRFNCTSAKSKPAAMLSWFINGDPVDTQYLRGPHITEVDREGLETAVLGLEFRLRTKHFKRGDLKIKCLATIATVYWKSNELSIEGERPLKMPVMESRETRAQGHTHAEHILGGSGSSTLTPCIFLLMTSILILR, encoded by the exons GCACGCTAGCGTTGAGGATGCTGGAGCTGGTGGTCCCCCAGCACGTGGTCCGTGGCCAGAACATCAAGTTGGAGTGCAACTTTAACCTGGACGGTGAGACGTTATACTCGGTAAAATGGTACAAAGACGGGAACGAGTTCTACCGATACGTGCCGCAGAACATGCCGCCTGTGCTCGTCTTTCAGCTGCCAGGTGTCACGGCGAAC ATTCACAATTCTACCGAGAGATCGGTCGTTCTCTATTCCGTGAACCTAATGAGCACCGGAAGATACAGATGCGAGGTGTCAGCCGAGGCGCCATCCTTCCAAACGGTCTCCGATCACTCGGACATGCTGGTAGTGG CCCTACCGGAAGACGGGCCCATTATCACCGGAAGGCCAGGAAGGCATCGTTATCAAGTCGGTGACGTGGTGCGGTTCAATTGCACTTCGGCGAAGTCTAAACCAGCTGCCATGCTCAGCTGGTTCATCAACGGGGACCCT GTCGACACGCAATACTTGCGAGGGCCCCACATCACTGAGGTGGATCGCGAGGGTCTGGAAACCGCCGTGCTAGGTCTGGAGTTCCGTCTGCGTACGAAGCACTTCAAGAGGGGGGACCTGAAGATCAAATGCCTGGCAACGATAGCGACCGTATATTGGAAATCGAACGAGCTCAGCATAGAGGGTGAAAGGCCCCTCAAGATGCCGGTCATGGAGAGCAGGGAGACAAGGGCGCAAGGCCATACGCACGCGGAACATATCTTAGGAG GAAGCGGAAGCAGCACGTTAACGCCGTGTATCTTCCTGCTGATGACGAGTATATTGATTCTACGATAA